Proteins encoded by one window of Haematobia irritans isolate KBUSLIRL chromosome 2, ASM5000362v1, whole genome shotgun sequence:
- the LOC142226290 gene encoding uncharacterized protein LOC142226290: MITDRNKLNFVTIQWLWLLCLILVGCGGTAALAHNAETAAQHKQPQQQQQLHHQQLHVVESNVPVQQDVTVRNFSPRMDYNSNEWRPVGRGDPLKNDPTFDYSPPTLDRVRYWADPDKDKEKFDEATANILDAKLKKANPGKNEILLLGVTGDRIRGGMGSTSSVQHPQGPHMMKNAKGETPLLQPKYTSIRRSYYSHQLPTHLMPPPMQPAMPMMQATQQQPQSAQSQSQNGGHMMKPSHADYRHNMPIMSPHHSHMSSSPLAPGMNAGHSKPYHHITATSSQPWMHSPNPVSSSMVTAMPSSLHHMKPSGMNQPNQHFVHSPSHGHQPSSDTHHHESMKYLTYTRPSMTTTSHHSMTGGSHDYYSPNSIRGSMGVQKTSSSSRKPWIHDLLQKEFIKSAKPTAAPNSLYHSEAVPVRSQPQTETHFEAMIQPAKTYTIHQSINYSPVTFVTTSTPSSTTVIPTTSSTTSTTQTPIFVTASSSSTTSTTYHTTPSPIFFTHTTTTPAPKTTTTLSPTRLLIPNTSNLAYRPTVAPIKMTTDSLFSHYNQPEKPLRGPMYLIIEGHSKVKTYGKDELDPHKPKIVPVISSREPVVRRADPNEKRGTPETFEVKHLHTKTTQPMEKVTESTPKMTVKTTTTTTTKKPVTSTTAKAPSSSSKPLTTKKPQTAMAKKVESSTVSSPKKVESTTTKPIPKLSVTTTTLKPTKAMVTTKATTTTTTTIKPKIDKIPAKTPVKGEKLGSNNVNTLNTQEKPSQGHQTEPPTAMQGFLNLLGSSLDSFLKEDIDKQNNTIPAIPSNGTTKLKSITMQTQPQIEARVSTKLQAIKAIDYDDDDSKFFTTTTEYLPRETRQIFDYDQLPESRVTPSDKDYKNYEEEDDLSTFGFDDEYDEDEEGDNHQFLKRIDALVNSSEDLDDLDTDTLTDLSEDNLEILDLARRQQRKTTKA, translated from the coding sequence TGCGCAACTTTAGTCCCCGCATGGATTATAACAGCAATGAATGGCGCCCCGTGGGTCGTGGAGATCCATTGAAGAATGATCCAACTTTTGATTATAGTCCACCCACTTTGGATAGGGTACGTTATTGGGCGGATCCGGATAAGGATAAAGAAAAATTCGATGAAGCAACAGCGAATATATTGGATGCCAAGTTGAAAAAAGCCAATCCTGGTAAAAATGAGATTCTGTTATTAGGTGTCACTGGAGATCGAATCAGAGGAGGAATGGGCTCAACATCAAGTGTTCAGCATCCCCAAGGTCCACATATGATGAAAAATGCCAAAGGTGAAACGCCATTATTGCAACCCAAGTATACATCGATAAGACGTAGTTACTACTCACATCAATTGCCCACCCATCTTATGCCTCCACCAATGCAACCGGCCATGCCCATGATGCAGGCAACACAGCAGCAACCGCAATCTGCACAATCGCAATCACAAAATGGAGGTCATATGATGAAGCCGTCACATGCGGATTATAGACATAATATGCCCATAATGTCCCCACATCATTCGCATATGAGTTCTTCACCATTGGCCCCAGGTATGAATGCAGGTCATTCGAAACCATACCACCATATAACAGCTACATCATCTCAACCCTGGATGCATTCACCCAATCCTGTCTCTTCTTCTATGGTGACAGCAATGCCTTCGTCCCTACATCATATGAAACCATCCGGAATGAATCAACCAAATCAACATTTTGTCCATAGTCCATCACATGGTCATCAGCCATCGTCAGATACACATCACCATGAGTCCATGAAGTATTTGACATATACCAGGCCAAGTATGACGACTACCAGTCATCATTCAATGACTGGAGGAAGTCATGATTATTATTCACCGAATTCGATTAGAGGATCTATGGGAGTACAAAAAACATCTTCCAGTTCTCGTAAACCATGGATTCATGATTTGTTGCAGAAAGAGTTCATTAAAAGCGCGAAACCTACTGCAGCACCCAATTCTTTGTATCACAGTGAGGCAGTACCAGTAAGGTCTCAACCACAAACGGAAACACATTTTGAAGCAATGATCCAACCAGCCAAGACATATACCATACACCAGAGTATTAATTATTCGCCGGTGACTTTTGTGACCACTAGTACTCCCAGCAGTACAACAGTCATTCCCACTACCAGTTCCACCACAAGCACAACCCAGACACCCATTTTTGTAACAGCTAGCAGTAGTAGTACTACCAGTACTACCTATCATACCACACCCTCTCCAATATTCTTTACACATACCACAACAACTCCCGCACCCAAGACTACAACCACTCTGAGTCCAACACGATTACTGATTCCGAATACTAGCAATCTAGCTTATCGACCCACAGTGGCCCCTATTAAAATGACTACTGATTCTTTGTTCTCACACTATAATCAACCTGAGAAACCCTTACGTGGACCCATGTATTTAATTATTGAAGGTCATTCAAAGGTTAAGACTTATGGCAAAGATGAATTGGATCCTCATAAACCGAAAATAGTTCCGGTTATATCAAGTCGCGAACCTGTGGTACGCAGAGCAGATCCTAATGAAAAGCGAGGAACACCAGAAACTTTTGAGGTTAAACATCTGCATACAAAAACCACCCAACCCATGGAAAAGGTAACAGAGAGTACTCCAAAAATGACAGTAAAGacaaccacaacaacaacaactaagaAACCGGTGACGAGTACCACAGCAAAAGCACCTAGCTCAAGTTCCAAGCCGCTAACAACCAAGAAACCACAAACAGCTATGGCCAAGAAAGTGGAATCATCAACAGTTAGTAGTCCCAAGAAAGTAGAGAGCACAACCACCAAACCTATTCCAAAGTTAAGTGTGACGACCACTACCTTAAAACCGACTAAAGCAATGGTcacaacaaaagcaacaacaacgacaacaactaCAATAAAACCCAAAATCGATAAAATTCCCGCCAAAACTCCAGTAAAAGGTGAAAAGCTCGGTTCGAATAATGTGAACACTCTAAATACCCAAGAGAAACCTAGCCAGGGACATCAAACAGAGCCCCCAACAGCTATGCAAGGATTTTTAAATCTTTTAGGTTCCTCTTTGGATTCTTTCCTCAAGGAAGATATAGATAAGCAGAATAATACAATCCCGGCGATTCCCTCAAATGGGACCACCAAATTGAAATCTATCACTATGCAAACTCAGCCTCAAATCGAAGCTCGTGTTAGTACTAAATTGCAAGCCATCAAGGCCATTGATTATGACGATGATGATTCCAAATTCTTCACAACTACCACAGAGTATCTTCCACGTGAAACCAGACAAATATTCGATTATGATCAATTACCGGAGTCTCGGGTTACCCCCTCAGATAAGGACTACAAAAACTATGAGGAAGAAGATGATCTATCAACATTTGGCTTCGATGATGAATATGATGAGGACGAGGAGGGGGACAACCACCAATTTCTTAAACGCATTGATGCTTTGGTAAATAGCTCCGAAGATCTGGATGACTTGGATACAGATACATTAACCGATTTATCTGAAGATAATTTAGAAATTCTAGATTTGGCCCGTCGACAACAGCGAAAGACGACGAAGGCGTAA